A section of the Candidatus Latescibacterota bacterium genome encodes:
- the pilM gene encoding type IV pilus assembly protein PilM — translation MKLPFKKESDHVVALDIGSRLVKVVEIGRNEGRPTLLRFGTAHVSPDAVVEGEIMDRDLLLAAIEAAFEAAEIKKDKVVTAVSSRSVIVKRLLMDRMTTEEARALIEMEASSHIPFDIEDVSLDFQVLEPNAGDGKMEVLLVAAKREVIYEHLSLLREAGLTPTVIDVDTFAIQNLHEGVGGEEPLATLVNVGSEVTNVSIVRDGFPLFTRDFSVGCGQYLEALQRDLEIPYEEALQLISTNNVDRTQPEEAGQETIARLSEEIAVGLERSLAYLRSAGEVEELSAVYLSGGGGNLPVLRERLEERLRLPVKTVDPLSALEIDPDVETEMRELGLPALLGVAVGLGLREVVA, via the coding sequence ATGAAGCTGCCTTTCAAGAAGGAGAGCGACCATGTGGTCGCGCTCGACATCGGCAGCCGACTCGTGAAGGTGGTGGAGATCGGCCGCAACGAAGGCCGTCCCACCCTGCTGCGCTTCGGCACGGCCCATGTGTCCCCCGACGCGGTGGTGGAGGGTGAGATCATGGACCGCGACCTGCTGCTCGCGGCCATCGAGGCCGCCTTCGAGGCCGCCGAGATCAAGAAGGACAAGGTGGTCACGGCCGTCTCGAGCCGCTCGGTCATCGTCAAGCGCCTGCTCATGGATCGCATGACCACCGAGGAGGCGCGCGCGCTGATCGAGATGGAGGCGTCGAGCCACATCCCCTTCGACATCGAGGACGTGAGCCTGGACTTCCAGGTGCTCGAGCCCAACGCCGGCGACGGCAAGATGGAGGTGCTCCTGGTGGCCGCCAAGCGCGAGGTCATCTACGAGCATCTCTCGCTGCTGCGCGAGGCGGGGCTGACGCCCACGGTGATCGACGTGGACACCTTCGCCATCCAGAACCTGCACGAGGGCGTGGGCGGCGAGGAGCCGCTGGCGACCCTGGTGAACGTGGGCTCCGAGGTGACGAACGTCAGCATCGTCCGCGACGGCTTCCCGCTCTTCACGCGGGACTTCAGCGTCGGCTGCGGACAGTACCTGGAAGCGCTGCAGCGCGACCTCGAGATCCCCTACGAAGAGGCCCTGCAGCTCATCAGCACGAACAACGTGGACCGCACGCAGCCGGAGGAGGCGGGGCAGGAGACCATCGCGCGGCTCTCGGAAGAGATCGCCGTGGGTCTCGAGCGCTCGCTGGCCTACCTGCGTTCGGCGGGTGAGGTGGAGGAGCTCAGCGCCGTCTACCTGTCCGGTGGCGGCGGCAACCTGCCGGTCCTGCGCGAGCGCCTCGAAGAGCGCCTGCGCCTGCCGGTCAAGACCGTGGATCCCCTCAGCGCCCTCGAGATCGATCCCGACGTGGAGACCGAGATGCGCGAGCTGGGCCTGCCGGCCCTGCTCGGCGTCGCCGTGGGCCTGGGACTGCGGGAGGTGGTCGCGTGA
- a CDS encoding ABC transporter permease, with the protein MRVAAVLAWSALKEALRDRLLYSLLGLGALLLTVLAFMAPLTLGARDKTFSDVALAWIHASGLLAMLVLGAWSLHREQERGIWLGILTRPVSRQEYLIGRVMGLLGVLALMVGGAALVYLLVAWATGVPPVGHLAVGLLYIVMEMSLLAGMVLLFSTFTGLVMTLFLALAMFAAGHLSADLLRFAELSHSAVIKGVALGAHWVLPHLELYRVRHDLVAGVAPAPDAILGALGYTLLYFTALVGGAAAIFSRREIR; encoded by the coding sequence ATGAGAGTCGCGGCCGTGCTGGCCTGGAGCGCGTTGAAGGAAGCGCTGCGGGACCGTCTGCTCTACTCGCTGCTCGGCCTCGGCGCCCTGCTGCTCACCGTGTTGGCCTTCATGGCGCCGCTCACCCTGGGCGCGCGCGACAAGACCTTCAGCGACGTCGCCCTGGCCTGGATCCACGCCTCGGGCCTGCTGGCGATGCTGGTGCTCGGCGCCTGGAGCCTGCACCGCGAACAGGAGCGGGGGATCTGGCTGGGCATCCTGACGCGCCCCGTCTCGCGGCAGGAGTACCTCATCGGCCGCGTGATGGGCCTCCTCGGCGTGCTCGCGCTCATGGTCGGCGGCGCCGCGCTCGTCTACCTGCTCGTGGCCTGGGCCACCGGCGTGCCGCCCGTGGGGCATCTCGCCGTGGGACTGCTCTACATCGTGATGGAGATGTCCCTGCTGGCGGGGATGGTGCTGCTCTTCTCCACCTTCACCGGACTGGTGATGACGCTCTTTCTCGCGCTGGCCATGTTCGCCGCGGGCCACCTGTCCGCGGACCTGCTGCGCTTCGCGGAGCTGTCGCACAGCGCCGTGATCAAGGGCGTGGCCCTGGGCGCCCACTGGGTGCTGCCGCATCTGGAGCTCTACCGGGTGCGTCACGATCTCGTCGCCGGCGTGGCGCCCGCGCCCGACGCGATCCTCGGCGCGCTCGGCTACACGCTCCTCTACTTCACGGCCTTGGTGGGCGGGGCGGCCGCCATCTTCAGCCGCCGCGAGATCCGCTGA